The following proteins are co-located in the Dromiciops gliroides isolate mDroGli1 chromosome 2, mDroGli1.pri, whole genome shotgun sequence genome:
- the CH25H gene encoding cholesterol 25-hydroxylase: protein MAGLSMTNGSAELPGYRALDASTVRLLQPLWDMIKAREGLLQSPFFPVLFSGTTYMAFCLPFIILDFVGYRVPALRKYKIHPNFYPSAGQILPCLLHTVYQHVVFIFPVTVLHWHWGPQTWPAVAPGLWELLYHVTVCLLLFDAEYFVWHVLHHKVPWLYQNFHKVHHKNTSPFALATQYLSVWELSSLGFFNCVNPALLGCHPLTTMTFNVVNIWLSVEDHCGYDFPWSTHRLVPYGWYGGVSHHDMHHRKITCNYAPYFTHWDKLLGTLSLGFSAGNPPTPAPWN from the coding sequence ATGGCTGGTCTCAGCATGACCAACGGTAGCGCAGAGCTGCCAGGGTACCGAGCCCTGGATGCTTCTACTGTGCGCCTTCTGCAGCCTCTCTGGGACATGATCAAGGCCAGAGAGGGGCTGCTTCAGTCCCCTTTCTTCCCGGTCCTCTTCTCTGGAACCACCTACATGGCCTTCTGCCTACCTTTCATCATCCTGGACTTTGTGGGCTACAGGGTCCCAGCCCTGAGGAAGTACAAGATCCACCCCAATTTCTACCCATCTGCAGGGCAAATCCTGCCCTGCTTGCTGCACACAGTCTATCAGCATGTGGTCTTCATCTTCCCTGTGACTGTTCTCCACTGGCACTGGGGCCCCCAGACCTGGCCAGCGGTGGCCCCGGGCCTCTGGGAGCTTCTCTACCATGTGACTGTGTGTCTTCTGCTCTTCGATGCCGAGTACTTCGTGTGGCATGTGTTGCATCACAAGGTCCCCTGGCTGTATCAGAACTTCCACAAGGTCCATCACAAGAACACGAGCCCCTTCGCCTTGGCTACGCAGTACCTGAGCGTCTGGGAgctctcctctctgggcttcttCAACTGTGTCAACCCTGCGCTGCTTGGCTGCCACCCACTGACCACCATGACTTTCAATGTGGTCAACATCTGGCTGTCCGTGGAAGACCATTGTGGCTATGACTTTCCCTGGTCTACACACCGGCTAGTGCCTTATGGCTGGTACGGTGGGGTGTCCCACCATGACATGCACCACAGGAAGATCACGTGCAACTATGCCCCGTATTTCACTCACTGGGATAAGCTACTGGGGACTCTGAGCCTGGGCTTCTCTGCAGGAAatcccccaaccccagcccctTGGAACTGA